The Rhipicephalus sanguineus isolate Rsan-2018 chromosome 10, BIME_Rsan_1.4, whole genome shotgun sequence genome segment gagcatcggacgcgttcggtcctgccggcggcaagttatcttttcgtccactttactttcttcgcatctacatcataattactacaaataatatcccctatgctttttgggcattattgtttgttagttctgattaatattgtgtctaacaaagaaaaaaacatggttgatccctatgtcataggaatcggtataacactaaagtaaaacgtgccttcacggacgtagttgagcgtttattgtgcattttttcgccccgagggcgaaggaatgaatgctatagcaacaagttgtaatgtcacgcgaataacggcaagcagctcgaaacttgcaacgcgctgctcaagcagaaaggatgcacggaacgaatatgcacaggatgagcgcgaactaacaactgtcacagctcgacagttaaagcgcgctggtcaaatataaaggaggacgcacgaaacgaacgcaaaagtatacacaggatgagcgcgaactgtcacagttgtaacttaattgtttgtgagcagcgcgctcctttcgcaaaagcggccgttgcagtgagcgaagtgaccttcgtgctctctgtaacttcaacgcaaacttgcggtgagagcgcaagacgttcaagataagcgcgcgcgcacgagcgaccacgccctgtagaggcgcacgctcatctcaacgcgtggggcgacgatctttaaagcgcgcccttccagcccttcgcgccatctggctGGTGATTACGAAAACACGccgatgtaccccgatctctgagtaccgccaccggcaaatggtgtatataaatagcacgccgttagtataaAGAAGGACGTggcgtctgtggcggagtcgtttcgcgctgcgcgctggagaTCGAGGGATCGTAAGtacgactcccggtgacggaactttttcttctatttttttctttgccatatgttagtctttatattttacaacatcatatccgtcacggaaatgcgtcagtggagccgtggcgaaccctggcataaaacactttcgtgttataaaacgagcccttaaaggttaacttctttccttctctcgtaTAATGTCATTTATGTTCAACCGATCGAACATCCCATTCTTGCAGCCGGGGGCTCCGGGTCCTTTGTTCGACTCCCTGAGCGAGTCCGACTGCGCCGAGGATGCGCTGAGCGTGCTCGAGTCCGGCCGGCCTCTGCTCGTCGCCTGCGGGGAGTCGCGACTCAGCCTTCGAACTCTGCGCTCCACGGGGCGCCGACTGGTGGTCCGCTTTCGCACCAGGAGCTTCGTGCCGGCCAGGGGATTCCTGCTCAAGTACAAGTGTGAGTGAGCTTGGCGCTTTCTATATAACACTGTTAAGGGACTTTATACACCCTCAGTACTCCCTGTTTTCCCCTCTTTTGTATATCTCTGTCAGCATTTTCAGTAGCATCGGTTTTAATGTCCCGTCCTCCTCATTTGTGTTCATTTGCACATCTCACTTTGAATTATAGCATTACTACATACATGTAAACCTGCATTAagcacaaacagacagacagacagacagacagacagacagacagacagacagacagacagacagacagacagacagacagacagacagacagacagacagacagatagatagatagatagatagatagatagatagatagatagatagatagatagatagatagatagatagatagatagatagatagatagatagatagatagatagatagattaccaTTCGCCACAAAATCTGTCCATCGATTAAGATACGTATATTTTTGTCAACATTACCTTTTTGTAAGTGCATAGAGACTTGCACACACTTTCTATCAACTGGTTGTTTTCTGTTTTGTGCCTTCTGCTGACACGTAAGGATGGCGAGGCCCGTCAAGCGGTGTAAAATTTGCTATGCGTTTGTCTTCATTACCAATGGGCACGTGTAAACTGAAATAAAGCCTTGCTTGCTTgattaattaattgattgattgagatTGCTTACGCAGTCATGGGTTGTCCAACGCCGGCGGCGCCTCAATTGGGGTACCTGGTGCACCGCGCCGAGGAGACGGCGCTGTACAAGTGCTGCAAGGACCACATGTTCAACGACACGCAGGCGGACACCAGGACGCTGGTGTGCCTCCGTGGGAACACGTGGAACGACAGTGTACCGGAGACCTGCACGCGTAAGCTGCAGCGCCCTCGCTGTTTCTCGAAGACGATGTCTCCTTGAGCTTGCTCTATCCACTTTACAAACCCCGTTACAAAAAGCCCCGTATGCCCCGTTACTAATTCACTGAAAAATTTACAAGCCACATGGTTCCTTATGCACattcctaagacgactcgatggtGAAAtcaatcttcttcttcttcttcttattgttCACAGTCGGTATATCGATCCCCcttcccccgaaagctttctgcgcacaacgtggttttgcactgtctccaggatatCGGGGGAATTCGAAACCTTTCCTCCTCACGTGGCTTCGGAGTGCCTTcggcatcggcccacctttgaccaagccacaatgtcgtgtggtgacgtcatgttGTGTAACGCCATAGTGATGTCGTGattacgtcatagtgacgtcgcaCAATTTGGCGACTCGTGACGTTggggtgacgtaatcacgtggcgatgatttttcgcatcactcgcgttgacgccgccgacggtcacttttcgcgtttgatgaggcatctaaggcttacgccttattgagaaagaaaaaaaaagcacacgcacGGAGGCATAAAACACTCCCGTTGCGCCCCATAAAAGCACTTGGAAGGGTGTTATTATACCAGCCTGATTCCAACGAAAAGGCTCCCAAGTAGGGAACTATAAAACTCTCATTGTGCTTCGCGGAAGTTTTCACTGAGACTGAATGGGAGTAGGATTTATGTTATGCCCAATGTGCGCTGCATGATCCCGTTTTGTTGGCTTTTCCGTTTAATACGAGGTGTTTTTCGGGAAGCAAAGTGTGGTTTCacacccagtttttttttttagttcccctAACAAACACCATTtttagagtgagaaagaaaaagtacTAGTAAAGCAATGTATAGCATCGAGCATCTCACGTAAGACTATACTCATTGCGATATGTATACGAGATGATGGATTAAATTTGAAAGAAAACCGTATTGCGAAGCCGTTACGGACCATAAGTGTGGAGTAAGAGACCCCTGGACGCAAAATACGAGCACTGGTATTATTCACAGTAAACcgctttacacccttaagggggttttgccgtgtctataactaacacccttacactccaggaaaagggtgttttcacgtatcgaaacacccataccatagggtgtttccaatggcctaaacacctttatcactgaaaaatgtaaaaaaagaatcacagcatatccacggagtgaatgatgatgagtgggcgaagctgcggaggttcatcggtaaaccgtgaatcttccgtgaattctgcccagtacatcatcaccgacgtgagatcgggcgcgtttatactaaaggttcgatgagttatgacgacttgcagctcactttaattttacatgtacgctgtgaattttcattgtttagaaaaccattgctttagaaaacatgtggcgtctttcgttaagcagctggggtcttttcgttttgctttagaaacatgtggcgttctttcgttttgcttttacaaaacatctggcgtctttcgttggtttatttcatcaatcaacggcgttttgaacaaaatttttattgtttaatcacgcacaggagaaatctcaccaggcacaaccttggaggtaaacaatggctgctaatgggaatgagagacagaagaagtcggcttttagctaacacttacacttctactaacgtttcctactggaacatgccaatggctgctaatggggaatgagagacagaagaattcggcttttagttaacgcgcacgctgcgaattttttattgttcaacaacgcacaggaaaaatctcccaccggcaccaccttggaggtcaagatctggtactaggtttacgactggttacgcactactactactactactactactactactacgagggacgaacgggtgccgccttaaggagcttcgcccctaaaataaattcTACCAGTCAAGGAAtatgcaattacagatgacatcagcatagagagtgcacgcatgcgccaaacagcacacacaacagagcgtattgtaaaatagcacatggacggagcgctcgtgctacacagccttacactgaccatctggtatatatagccatagtatcttaagccgccgttcagtgccggtggagatattcctgttccgtataaatgaacattaaacattaagagaatagacGTAAATTTATGgcacgcttgtagatagccctaaaagagacatatcctTTAATCTAAACTCGACTAAGATCGAACGACactttaatcagcgagtcccagttatcatctgccAGTTATCATCTCCcagtggtatgggccatgggtgtttcgataacccataacacccttaactcctaaagggtgtttagttagagcattaccccctaaaggctATTTTGTGGAAGGAAAAcccccttacaccctaatttttgcaaattttggttaggcaaaagggtgttttgcttgcttgatacccccttaagggtgcaaagtggctTACAGTGTTGGATAGCTCTGGATAATGTTGTTCTAGGACATAATAACGCTCCGAGAAGTTTACGATTGCTGAGGACCTTTTATTGAACGGTATAGGTTCTCACTTCGTTTTGCAGCACGCCTACCCGTGCCGTGGAACGACACCGTcgtggaggaagaagaggaggaaccGCTTCTTCAGGGTCGCAAGGAGCGTGACGACGATGACGAAGCTGGTTTCCTCTCCACGCAGTTTCTTGCAGGTTAGACCACTGGTGCTTGTGTCTATTCTCTATTGCAAATAGATATTTATTTCTCTATTGCAGACCTCTTCTATACTAGGAATAGGACGGCGTTGAGTTCTGGGCGCATGCGCGCGTGCCTTTCTCGCGCCAACTGTTCTTTGGCATAAACTTTAAAAacgagaaacaaaacaaaaaaaaaaacgcatggtaGCTTTACTAATATGCCTTTTGTCTTCGGTTTTTCGTAGGGAAAAGAAGAAGTCAACGTTTTTttagccgtgttttttttttctttcaataaaatgTGTAATTCGCAGTGTTTATTCGCCGATGAAAATCGGTTCCGCTGAATCCCGCGAGGTGGTGTAAAGGTTATGCAAGGGAAGAGTGACAACCCCCATATTCAtaacgtatggaattgcacagcgcggaatacaggacgaaacacttgaagaagtacacacggacagcgctgtgtccgtgtATATTGTAGCCATATTGTAGCACCAAATATTGAACCCCCCGTATTGTAGCACCAAGCTACAGTGAAATATATACGGATTTCCCAGAAATAAAGCTTcccatagtcggatacaacttcagaagtccgcggaatttcttcgtcaaaggcggatgcacgcaaGTCTGCACCGACGGGCACGCACTTtagactgacgtcatgaaccagacgccttcggagaacattgctgagtgcatgagagggactatttcttcagtcgccgaggcgatcggctgtcgcgcttcggtcgtctgggcctctccggactttttAAGTTGTACCCGACAATAGTTGACGAAAAATTAGTCCTCTTCTGCGGATCGATCCTGGGACCAACACATCTTCGAGGCGGTGGTCTTGTTGGTGGAGCGTATGTTTATTCTTAAGGTTGCAACCGCCTCCAGGGGTAATTGGAGATTGTTTATAAATGTATGCAGGTATCCGGCTGTGGCGGCGAGTGATTCATTTCGTTGTTGTCGAAGTAAGCGCGGAGGCACTTGGCGCCGAGTCAACGGGGAGTTGCGTAGAACAGAGGCAGTTTCGCATTTCACAGCCATATTATAGAGCTACCGTTGTTTACCTGCGCCGAAGGATTTCAAGGGGGAAAAGACGCCGGACTCATTGATGCCTCACGGCATCGACGGCGTCGACGAATGGGGAGAGGAGCAAACTAAAGGGTTCTCTTttgttttccctttctctctccaaTTCTCACAACGCCCGCTTTTGTCTTTCGCCGTCACGCGGCGGCTGCGGTGTTTATGATCGCCGCCGCCGTTCCCATGTTGTTCTGCGCGTCACTCGAAGCCTAGACGTAGGGCGCGGTTGTCGTATGTAGAGaggcaccagaaaaaaaaaaatcattccgcCCCAAGTGAACCGCAACCTGTGCAAAATgtggagcattgattcgcctgcgatttctttgttttttgtgtgtgtttttttctgctcttttctgttATTTTCGCGTGCTTATATGGAACTTTAcatctttttctgttcttttcttgtgattatctgatttgttttgcgattatctattttctgttctgtgTAGTCCTTTCTACTATTTGCTGCTCCGAACGCGGTGCGTcgaactcccggcgctggcgtttcgcctctaCTTCTCTCTTCCGtgccccgccacgctggtctagtggttatggcgctcgactgctgacccgcaggtcgcgggatcgaatcccggccgcgacgactgcattttcgacggaggcgaaaatgtttgaggcccgtgtacttagatttaggtgcacgttaaagaacctcaggtggtccaaatttccggagccctccactacggcgtctctcgtaatcatatcgtggttttgggacgttaaaccccacatatcaaTATTACTATTCTCTCTTCCGCagatctgtgtctaactcccgaccCTGGCGTTTcactgtcgcttcgctggctcggacagacgaattagtccttcggcgacgctggcgttccaaacgtgcaacctgttcggcttatgtgtatcaaacgtgggacctgcgcgTGACGCCCAATTGAGACATGAGAGGATGACAAAGCGGTCCCTTATACTGCTCCGCAGTTAACAGCAATGGCGTATCTATAACCAGTGCTTCAGCGTGTGTTTCCATATCATAAAATGCGCAATAGCTGAACTTCCGGTCGGCGTCACAGGCGGGAGTCACGTGGCTAGAGCAGGAAGGCATGGAGGATGAAAAATACTAGGAGGAAGCATCACGTGATTCCGCTAACTTCGGcaagccagagagagagagagagagagaagaagcgTTTATTGAAACTCaggttgttaaagggacactaaagagcaaaacgatttttctcttattagtaaagtactctttcatggtaccaaaaacaccacgcttgctgcgagaagacgcttagtaagcgagaaaacacgcaaaaacaaaatgtgggtggcgacgccaccttgaagtttccgcaccattcaccgtgacgtcacatgttttgacggcgcctactaggaactacgtagttcctattggtcaatatgaagtacattgtcttctgagggggccatagacccaacataccaagtttggggcaattttgttgagccaatcgTGCccaaatacgataaatacactttgaaatccgtgacgtcacgcggggagatttcggcgctgaatttagaaatgaaaatttgaacttgatgttctcctctattaataaacctatgattggcgaaattaacgacattagagttctcagagcccaatttatcgatataaaccggttcattgtttctttttagtgtcccttaatGGTTATGGTGGGTGGTGCCcccttccagggccccactggctacagcgtctcgccgggcctggtcaagggtcgccaattggcttcccatttccagttccgcgaggcGCGCGCCTCCCACAACCAGCTCAGGGAAGTGTTGTTcaacagaggcgagatggcagcctccgtGCGTAGTGTGCACTAATATGTAATGTGCTCCAATGTCGGTGATGcttcgcaccacggacatttgttgTTGTCTACCAACTTCCACTGACGCCGCCCCTCCAGACCAGTGCACGGTGTCTCCTGGACAGGAATAGGCTCCCGTTGCGCCCGCAGCAGACGCAACCAAAGCTAGCCGACCAATGGTAGCTCTTGTTTGTCACGTGACCAGAGCCTATTTCTCTCTtaaggaaaaaattcggcagataccaaaCAATGtgggaaatcggtttcatgcgaagcagtcgactAGTAGCCGTctaagctgcatttttttttggccttgggtcaagcgttacgaggtagatcaaCGTGATTTTGGAAATGGAgtagtgtgcatatcgtgggcttaccaggcacgtctactACGCTGGCGTTTAAATAGTACTCAAATTTTCATTCATGACAACGCCcatttttagctcacaaccaacgacgccgacgccggaatttctgcgaaacgagctctttaaacctatcgcgttaaaatacgaAAACATTTAGACTAATTTCTACTATGCTATGGGGGAACTGAAAGCAGCTGTCCAAGTCTTGCGCGAATTACTTATACAGAGGAAGAGGAGCCCCtccatccaaatgtatatattcAAAGCATGATTTACGAACAAAACGCGCTCCTATACTTAGGACGAGTCGAAGTAATGCTCATGTGTCAACATAAGTGACTTAACACGCAGTCACGACAAAAATAGAAATTACTTAAAAACTTAACCATTTAACCCGTAACTTCGCTATTGGTCTTTTACTTCTATGTGCACGCACCTGTATTTGTAAGTGTCCGCCAACAAGCATCATACTGCTCCTTTGTTCATGTAACGTAAATAGCCAAGTTATCTCTTGCTTTCGCCAGTGTGAAAATGTAGAATAACTTACCGGTTCACGTAGAATCTTCACCTGCATTATCGTCCTACCAGCTTTCGTTAAGAGAttattttaggtgcgaagcaccttatgcgctcgggctatgggagtctcctgtcgtcgtagcccgtcacggtaaagagtggcaaataagacggcgcgttcgcacAGGAAAAGCTCTtgtgaacgcgcgctcgcccgcgagagacaacgccacgtgcacttccccgagtggcaaataagacggcgcgttggctcaggaaaagctctgtttctgcgatggacgctgtctgtagcagTGAGAAAACGATGTCCTCTCATTGCTCCaatgtatttgcagtaggcatcctATAGGAGAGGCTACAACGGGTTGCAGAAGACCGCCCTTCCAACTTACGCTGCGACTATGCTaagtgttccacgcaggcctgcaggtttttctttttctaaacacactacTAAATTAATGCGGTTCCTCGTTGTTCAGCTGTGTAGTGCACTTACTTTAACAAACACCTTGTGTTACGTACTCAACCTTATTTAACCTCAAAGGCTTGTTTTTTCCTCGACCTGTGCAGATGTCCTGGTGCCTTGCTTGGCCATGGTGTTCCTGCTGCTGGGAAATGCTGTCGTCGTTGTCATCATTTTCAAACTaaaaaggtgagcacctcttaaTTACGTAGCGTTCATCTACGTCTCAGATCCAATGCTTGCAGTTCTCCAGAAAGCTTCTGGAGAAATAGTTCACACAACAGAGTATCATCCGTCCTCATGAATTCAAAACGTGAAGTGCGTACTATGACGCCTAATGTCCTCTCTTGATTGGCCTCCTAAGTAAAGAGGCAGGCACGTCAGTTTATAACAAAAAAACAACTAAACCCTTGAAATTGACTGCCTTGCCTTTTCACGCAATTCTAAACAATATACTCATGACCGTTTATCATTAATTTTTCACAAGAAGTGTATCTATGTCACTCTGCATTGGTATTGCATATACTTCCCTGTCGCACGCTTTTGCACATACCGCCTGAAAATTCGTCAGCAAAAGCAGAATAAAAAGCGCATTGATTGTTTTAGTGGGGGAAGCTCCTCTTAATCTAACATTGTCACGTCttcgttgtccggcgtaaacacctttgcaaactgtccactccttcgtctttgcaaacatcccactacgacccatcaccgatcctttgcaaactgcccactacttcgtctttgcaaacatcccactacgatccatcaccgatccatcacttcaccgaccataaggccgttataatgaagggggaaaggaagctaccacttacgattaataaaatttcttgcataaatatatacagtgtttgtcacgtctttgatgatgtactgggctatcgctttgattactgctgggcgaaaccactgaagatttcacggtggaaccatgattgcttcaggagcttcgcccaagctcttcatcattcacccgtggatatgctgtgaatttttttagaaTGGGACATGTTGTGCGCGGATAAGACAGCAGAAAGAAGAAAGCAGCCAGCAACGCAAAGCTGCTTCCAACTAGCTGCCAATTTTTTCTAGTGTGTTGTGTCTGTGTTTATGTGTTTCTTGCATCGTTATTGCTTTGAGATTAAGGTGTTAACCTTTACCAGCGTTCATAATGGCAGTCCTGAAAATTAAATTCCTATGATAACTGGAAGCAGTCCACCTACTTTGGTGACATGAACAGGCTTATTCCTGCGCAAAAACGACACGTATCATGTGAGATGTTGAAAAGGGCAGACCATCACCGTAAACAAAACTGAGCAGTCACAgtgatctgtgttttggaggaccaaataatagtttatccaatccaatccaatagTGTAGCGCGAAGACACAAATACAAAGGCGTTGAGACGTACAATACAGGCTGCTTTAATGAAAGGTCAATGAGAAACGAAATATGTACTGCTACAAATGCGCAGGCTTACTGGTcacagcgcctgtgttgtatATCTTCGTGTCTTTGTATTTGTGTTTTAGCGATATACTACGACGATCAGCTCTTTACGCTTCTCCACCTTGCCTTCTCTGTCTTCCACTCAGCGGGCAAGCGTGCTGCATTCTTAAGTCTCCTAACAtttctttaagaaaaaaaaaagcggagaaGGTTGTTTGTAAGAAGACCGTGAAGCTCCTTAGCCTAGCCCCTTCGCACTTTCCCATAGCAACCTCTAGAAGGTAGGGTTTGCACGCTAACCGCAGCGTTTGCTTATACGATTGCaggaagcgacggcggcgactgGCCAGCGTCGTTCACCAACCGGACATCGCCCTGCTCGTGCCACCGCAGCCGACCGAACCGCCGCCCTGGAAGCACGGCTGATCGACGGAGCCAGCCGAGCCGCAGTCACTGCGACCACACACTGCGGAGTTCGGCACCCGGCAACAACACACGCGAGATGCAACTCAAGCAGGCGCGAACGCGCCCTCGAGTACGAGCGTTATCAAAAATGGCGGGGTCTAGCAGGGCCGAAATGCCAGCGCGATTGACGGCTTCGTTGAAGAGGCAGTCAAAGTGAAAGCCTTTGATGTCGAGGTCCTGAGGGTAGAAGGTCTACAAGGTGCTGACCCCCGAGAGCTACATTCTTCGAGGAAGATGCTTTAACTAGATGAGACGCTGTAGAAGCGACCTCTGAAGGGACGGGCTTTCAAAGGGGCAAGGTCTTGAAGGGCAAGAGCTCTTTGCTTGGGTAGGAAACCTTCGATCGAGGAATATGCTAGGAGCGATTTCTTTCAAGGGCAAGTCTGGAGGCAGATATTCTCCGAAGGCATGCCTAATGAACCAAGTCCCTCTGGAGGCGCATCCTTTAGGGTGTCTGCAAGAAGCAATTCCTTGAAGGAATGTGTCCTTCGAAGACGCGCTTTCGGAGACAAGTCGAGGTATACGTTCACTGAAGGCTTGCCTTAAGAAGCACGTCTCTGTAGAGCCATATTCT includes the following:
- the LOC119371820 gene encoding uncharacterized protein LOC119371820, whose translation is MTAAAAVVAGQRRVTAQPETETELLAKHVCSRYEMRLRCDDGELVAIHDAMYASEPPPDAPPARPGCGPIFETTQDGAAVTSTSTAPSPCEQDLRLAINSRCSGEVHCLFSLSRDQAERRCRGEGSLLVRYRCLNERSLMQKCGAHVRSPTEGYLSSPGFPHFYPALSNCSWLLEASPGQTIMLRILDLSIRPPRPGAPGPLFDSLSESDCAEDALSVLESGRPLLVACGESRLSLRTLRSTGRRLVVRFRTRSFVPARGFLLKYKFMGCPTPAAPQLGYLVHRAEETALYKCCKDHMFNDTQADTRTLVCLRGNTWNDSVPETCTPRLPVPWNDTVVEEEEEEPLLQGRKERDDDDEAGFLSTQFLADVLVPCLAMVFLLLGNAVVVVIIFKLKRKRRRRLASVVHQPDIALLVPPQPTEPPPWKHG